GAGTACAGGGGGGCGGTCGAGGCGCCGGGGCCGCCCAGGCCGTCCCCGGGCATCAGCACGAGCGTCCCGCACACCGCCAGGGCGGCGAGCCCCGTCCACACCGTCCGCACCCGCCGCCTCCGGCGCAGCAGATCGGCCGGCCTGGCCTGCAGGGAGCACGGGTCGAACTCGGGGGAGGCCAGCAGGGCGTGCGGCGCCGCCCGCGCCCCGGCCTCCGCCAGCGCGGCCCGGGGCTCGGCCACCCCGGCCGCGCCGAGCACCCGGCACACCTCCTCGTCCGCGAGCCCCTCCAGCCCGCGCAGCACCTGTGCCGCCCGGCCGGGGCCCGACATCCCGGCCAGCGCCCGCTCCAGGGCGAGCCCGTCCGCACCGCCGGACTGCGGGAACAGCCGCAGCCCCCACACCTGCGGCAGCGGCGACGGCAACCGCACCCGCCGGGGCAGCGCGAACCGGCGCGGCGGCAGCCCCGCCTCCAGCGCCGCCCGGACCACCCACAGCCGTACACGGGCGTACACACACCCCGGGTCCCGGCCCAGGGCCGCCGCCGGCTCCAGGGCGCGGGCCACTCGGGGCAGGGAGCGCTGGACGATCCGGTGAGCGGCCAGCACCCGGCGGTCGCGCCCCAGGGCGGGCGGCAGCACCAGGTACCCGATGCGGACCAGGCGGGCGTAGTGCTCGGTGAGGGCGGCCTCGGCCCGCTCGGCTCCGGTCCGGCCGGAGTCGTCCGCTCCGGCACCGGACCGGAGGACACCGGCACGCTCCGCCGGCTCCCCGGGCACGCGGGCGGCGGACGGCGGTACAGCTCGCAGTGGGGGCACATTCAGCTGAACGAGCGAATGGTGCGATGGTCACTCCGGCACGCCCCTCCGTGGCGCGGTCCGGGCGTGCTCCTGCCCGCCGTCAGCGGCCCTTCGAGGCGCCGGCGGCCGTCGCGCCGGTGGCGGGACCCCGGCCCCGCGGCCTTCCTGGACGCTTCTCAGGTCCTACTCCTCAGGGCCGGTCGAGGGCGTGTTCCCTGAGGAAGGCACCCGCGTGGGCCGCGGCCTCCTCCTTCGTCGCGTACCGGACGCCGGCGCCGGAGGCCCCCCGGGTCCCGTCCGCGCCTTCGCCGGTCCACCGCCAGCCGCCGGACGGTGCTTCCCGCACCAGTTCGGCGGTCCCGCCGCACAGCCCGAGCGCGCCGCTCGTCCGCGCCGCCGCGTCCGTCGGGCGGCTGACGGCTCCGGGCCACTTCTTACGGGCGCCCTGGCGGGTGATGCCCCATACGGCGCCCAGCTGCTCGTAGCTCGCGCCGTAGGCCCCCGCGGTGCCCGCCGCGATCTCCGTCAGCCGTTTGACCTCCGTGTCCACGACCTTCCACGCGGCCAGCACGGACAACGTCACCTCGACGGGATCCGCCTCCCACACGCGGTCGCCGGGGAGCCCCGAGGTCCGGGAGCGCACGGCCGACGCGAGAGGGGTGAGGGCGTCGTGCAGGGCCTTGTGGAGTTCCGCCTGTTCTCCGGGGGTGATCTCGAACGAAGTCATACGACAACTCTAGTTTACGAAAGTCGGCATGTAAACAAAAGTTGTCGCCATGGGGGGGCGGAGCCCTCACCCCCGGTCGAGATACGCCAGCACCGCGAGCACCCGGCGGTTGTCGTCGTCGGACGGGGGCAGCCCCAGCTTGCCGAAGATGTTCGAGGTGTGCTTGGCCACCGCGCGCTCCGTGATCACCATCTGCGAGGCGATCGCCGCGTTCGAACGGCCCTGTGCCATCAGCTCCATCACCTCGCGCTCCCTCGGCGTGAGCCCGCCGATCGGCTTGTCCCGCGCGCGCCGCGACAGCAGTTGCGAGATCACCTGCGGGTCCATCGCCGTACCGCCCGCGGCCACCCGGCGTACCGCGTCGACGAACTGGCCGGCGTCGAACACCCGGTCCTTCAGCAGGTAGCCGATGCCGCCGTCGCCGTCGGCCAGCAGCTCCCGGGCGTACAGCTGCTCCACGTGCTGTGACAGCACCAGGACCGGGAGGCCGGGGCGCTCCCGCCGTGCGGCGAGGACGCACTGGAGGCCCTCGTCGGTGTGCGACGGCGGCAACCGGACGTCGACGACGGCGACGTCCGGTTTCAACTCGGCCAGTGCCCGGGACAGTTCGGGCCCGCTCTCCACGGCGGCGGCGATCTCGAAGTCGTAGGCCTCCAGCATCCGCACCAGGCCGTCGCGGAGCAGGAAGAGATCTTCGGCTAGGACAACGCGCAAGGGATCTCCATGGTCACCATGGTGGGGCCGCCCGCGGGACTGCTGACGGCCAGGACGCCGTCGAATGTACCCAGCCGGCGTTCGATTCCGCTCAGCCCGGAGCCCGCTCCGACCACCGCGCCGCCCCCGCCGTTGTCCGTGACGGAGATCCGCAGCATCCCGTCCGCGTGGTGCACGTCCACCCAGATCCGGTCGGCGCCCGCGTGCTTCACCGCGTTCGTCAGGGTCTCGCTGACCGCGAAGTACGCCGCCGACTCGACCGGGGCACCGGCCCGGCCCGGGAGTTCGACGGACACCTCGGACGCGACGGGCAGCCGCAGCGCCAGCGCCTTCACGGCGTCCCCGAGGCCGCGTTCGGCCAGGACCGGCGGATGGATGCCCCGTACGAGGTCGCGCAGCTCCGTCAGGGCCTCGGCGGACGACTGCCGGGCCATGGCGAGCAGCTTCTTGGCCTGGGCCGGGTCCTTCTCCACCAGGGCCTCGATGGTGCCCAGACTCATCCCCATGGCGACCAGCCTGGCCTGGGCCCCGTCGTGCAGATCCCGTTCGATGCGCCGCAGTTCGGACGCGGCCGTGTCCACCGCCTCGTGCCGGGTCTCGGTGAGCCGGTCGATGCGCCGCGCCAGTTCCTGCTCGTGGGTCGGCGCCAGCACCGACCGGGCGAGCACGAAGTGCAGGCGCAGCAGCGGCCGGTTCGCCCACAGTCCGGCGACGAAGAGCGCGGCACCGAGCGTGAGGGCGTACAGCGCCGACGTCTGGCTGTCCACCGGCACGAAGGCGTACCAGTACCGGTGGTCCTCGTACACCCGCCACAGCCCGGCGGCCAGGACCAGTGCCTCCGCCGGGTAGACCGTCAGCCCGACCACCAGGACCAGCACGAACGCGCCCGCCGTCATGTCCACCAGCAGCCACTGGAGGTCGCGCCAGGTGGCCGGGTCCCTCAGCAGCAGCACGGTGCGCCGCACCTGTCCGGCGAGTCCCTCGCCCGTGTCCCCGGGGAGCGGCCGGTACGGGACGGGGATGCGCACATCCGACCAGGTGACGGCGAGCAGCCGGCGCCGGTTGGCGTGCGCGCGGACCTGCTCCGTCACCCACGGTGTGGTGAGCAGTCCCACGCCCAGCGGAATGAACGCGAGGGACAGCACCGACAGCACGAACAGGGTGACCGAGCCCGCGATGCTCGCGAACGTCAGGACGAAGGCCCGTCCGGTGGCCAGCAGAGAGCCCTGGACGCGGCTCTGTATCGCTTTTGTCATGGTTTCCCCCTGGGGCGGGTCCCCGGTGGATCCGCTCGCCGCCCAGTCTCACCCGTGCCCGCCCGCGAACGGCAGCCGGTTCCCCACCCGCCGGGGGTGTACCTACCCCCCCCACCGAGCGGTGCGCTCATGACGGGACGAGGGCTCCGGGGCCGCGGCCCGGAACCTCCCGCCCGGTGCCTGTCCCGGTGCCGGTCCCTGTGCCGGTTCGCGGTCCGGCTTGCGGTTTCCGCTGCGTCAACTCCTACCGTCTCCGGTGGGGCCGGAGAGACCGGCCCGGCGAGGGGAGGCGGGACGATGGCCTGGTCGATCGCGGATGTGGCCCGGATGTCCGGGGTGACGTCCCGGACGCTGCGGCACTACGACGAGATCGGCCTGCTGCCGCCGGCGTGGACCGGGAGCAACGGGCACCGCTACTACGAGGAGGCCGGCCTGCTGCGGTTGCAGCAGATCCTGCTGATGCGGGAGCTGGGCCTGGGGCTCCGCGAGATCCAGGCGGTCCTGGACAGCCAGGTGGACCAGCTGGCCGCGCTCCGCGAGCACCACCGGCGGCTGCTCACGGAACGCGACCGGCTGGAGACGCTCGCCCGCACGGTCGGCCGCACCATCGCCGAACTGGAGGAAGGCAGGGGTGACAGCGGTATGGCGAAGATCAACAGGCCGGAGAACCTGTTCGAGGGGTTCGAACCCGGCAGCCACGAGGAGGAGGCGCGCGAGAGGTGGCCGGAGCAGTGGGAGCAGTCCCGGCGGGCCGTCGCGGGGATGACCGCCGAGGACATGGAGCGGTGGCAGCGTGAGGCGACGGCGCAGATGATCCGCATGGCGGAGCTCATGGCGGCCGGCACCCCCGTCGCCGACCCCGCGGTACAGGCCGAGGTGGACGCCCACTACCAGGGCGTGTGCCTGTTCTGGACCCCGTGCGCGGCCGCGTACAGGGGGCTGGGCCGGACCTATGTGGACGACCCCGGGTTCCGTACGAACTTCGACCGGATCGCCGACGGGCTGGCCGCCTACCAGTGCGACGCGATGGCCGTCTACGCCGACGCGCGGCTGAGCTGACCGGCGGCCCGCACCACCGGGGGAGCCGCCCCCGGCGGTGCGGGCCACCGGCGGGCACCACGCGCACACCCGGCCCGCCGGAGCCCTCCCGGCAGGCCGGAGAACGCGCTCAGGGGATGTACTTGTACCCCACCCGCCGGACCGTCTGGATGGAACGGCGGTGCTCGGCGCCCAGCTTGCGGCGCAGCCGGGCGACGTGGACGTCGACGGTCCGGCCGTCACCCACGTGCCCGTACCCCCACACCGTCGTCACCAGCTGGTCGCGGGTGTGCACCCGGTGAGGGTGCGCCACCAGGTGGGCCAGCAGCTCGAATTCGAGATAGGTCAGGTCGAGGGCGGCACCGTCCACGGAGGCCGTGCGCCGGACGGGGTCGATCACCACCGGGCCGTCCTGCGCCCCGGCGGCGGCCCCGTCCGGCACGGAGCGGGCGTTCGGGGCGGAGGCCACGGCCCCGGCCAGGGCGGGCTGCTGGTCGGCGGGGACGAGGACCAGATAACCGACCATCGGAGGCCGGCCGGGCAGCGCCGGGAGCGTGTGCTGCGGCGCCGGCAGCCAGGTGGCCCCCGGCGGCAGGAGACCGGCGACGTCGGGGAGCTCCACGACCTCGTCACGGTCGACGGCACGCAGCCGGTGCCGGCCGGGGGAGAGGGTACTGCGGGAGGTGTCCGCGGCCACCGCGGCCGAAGTGGCGGGGAAAACACGGGTGTTCGCCATGGGAGTCAGCTCTTTCGCGCGAGGAGTCGTCGAGGGACGTACGTCGTACGCGCGGGCCGAAGACCGCCGGTGAGCGGCTTTAGAGGGCCTGCGCGTTCCACGCGCGGCAACACACCCGGTCGAAGTCGTGGTGCTGACGGGACGGCCAGAACGGCTCGAGGTCGCTGCGACCCGACGCGATGTTCCCGGAACCGGCCATGCCCCCATTGAAGCAGAGATCCCGGCCGCGAAGGAGGGGTCTCTCAGCCGTCGGTACGATCGCCTCTCCGCCGCCCCTCCCCGCACACCCGCGCCGCCCCTCCCCGCACATGCGAGTGGAGGGCGCCCGCCGGCAGGCGGGCGCCCTCCACATACGCGGACACGGGCGGGATCAGACCTGGCCGGCCTTCTCCAGCGCGGTGCAGCAGGTGTCGACGATCAGCCGGGTGACGACGTACGGGTCGACGTTGGCGTTGGGACGCCGGTCCTCGATGTAGCCCTTCCGGTCCTGCTCGACCTGCCACGGGATACGGACCGAGGCGCCGCGGTCGGAGACGCCGTAGCTGTACTCGTTCCACGGGGCGGTCTCGTGCAGACCGGTCAGACGGTCGTCGATGCCCGCGCCGTAGTTCTTGACGTGGTCCATCGGCTTGGAGCCCTCACCGAGCGACTCGCAGGCGGTGATGATCGCGTCGTAGCCCTCGCGCATCGCCTTGGTGGAGAAGTTGGTGTGCGCGCCCGCGCCGTTCCAGTCGCCCTTGACCGGCTTGGGGTCCAGGGTCGCGGAGACGTCGAAGTCCTCGGCGGTGCGGTACAGCAGCCAGCGGGCCACCCACAGCTGGTCGGAGACCTCCAGCGGGGACAGCGGGCCCACCTGGAACTCCCACTGGCCGGGCATGACCTCGGCGTTGATGCCGGAGATGCCCAGGCCCGCCTTCAGGCAGTTGTCGAGGTGCTTCTCGACGATGTCGCGGCCGAAGATCTCGTCCGAGCCGACACCGCAGTAGTAGCCGCCCTGCGCGGCCGGGAAGCCGCCCTCGGGGAAGCCCAGCGGGCGGTGGCCGTCGAAGAAGGTGTACTCCTGCTCGATGCCGAAGATCGCCTCCTGGCCGGCGAACCGCTCGGCGACCGGACGCAGTTCCGCGCGGGTGTTGGACTCGTGCGGCGTCATGTCGATGTTGAAGACCTCGCACAGGACGAGGATGTCGTCACCGCCGCGGATCGGGTCGGGGCAGCTGAAGACCGGCTTCAGGACCCGGTCGGAGGCGTGGCCCTCGGCCTGGTTGGTGCTCGAACCGTCGAAGCCCCAGATGGGCAGCTCCGCCACGTCCTGGGACGGGCTTCCGGCCATGATCTTCGTCTTGGAACGGAGCTTGGCGGTCGGCTCGGTGCCGTCGATCCAGATGTACTCAGCCTTGAACGTCACGGAAGCCATCCTTTGCGGGTGCTGCGGTCTATGCCACGCAGCTTGGCAAGACGCGATTTCCCGGCCGTTGCCCGTATGTGAACCCCGTGTTACCGGCGTTTCCCGAGGGTGTCGCGGGGCTGGTGCCCGCCGCCCGGAGGCGTCTCATCAGGCGGCGAACTGGATACGGTCCGCACCGGGGGACGGCCCGGGACGGCCACCGCGGCGGGCCCCGGAATCCGGCCGGAGGCAGGTGGAACCGCGGACTGCCGGCGTCACCGCGCCATCGGCGACGGGAACCCGGAAGCCGCCCCCGCTCCGCCGGGCACCCCCCGGGAGGAGGGACCCGCTCCGGGGATCCGCCTACCGCCCCAGCGCGTCCCGCACCGCCTCGTCCGTCCGCCCCACCACGGCGCTCCCGTCGTCGGCGGTGATGATCGGCCGCTGGATCAGCTTCGGGTGCTCGGACAGCGCCGTGATCCACCGCTCGCGCGCCCCGGCGTCCCGGGGCCACTCCTTCAGCCCCAGCTCCTTCGCGGCCGCCTCCTGGGTCCGGGTGATGTCCCACGGCTCCAGTCCGAGCCGCTCCAGGACGGCCCGGATCTCGGCGGGGGAGGGGACGTCCTCCAGGTAGCGCCGGACCGTGTAGTCGGCCCCTTCGGCGTCGAGCAGACTCACCGCGCTGCGGCACTTGGAACAGGCCGGGTTGATCCAGATCTCCATGGTGGCCAGGGTACGCGAGTGACTGCCTCAAAAGCCCCTGAACAGGGACGATTGTCAGTGGTGAGCGGTAAAATGGAAGCAGTTCGTGAGGGTCCCACCATGCGCCAGGAGGTTGCCGATGGCCATCACCACAGCCACAGCCACGACCCAGCCGCTCGACCAGCCCGTGTACCGGCCCCTGCGCAAGAAGCGGCTCCCCGCAGGCCGGCCCCGGGAGTGGTACGTCTCCCACAACCGCCGTCTCAAGGCCATGCGCCTGGCGATAGCCCTGCTCGACGCCGGTGTGTACCAGCCGTCGAGCGCCGGCAACGCCAGGATCCGCACGATGGCCGACCGCCTCGACATCCACCCGCCGTCCGACACCACCTGCCGTATGGTCCGCGCCCTGATCCGTTACGGCCGCTGACCGCCACCACCACCGGCCGCCACCGTCCGGTCCGTGCCCCGGGAACGCTCCCGGGGCACGGCCGTGCCCGCCCCGGAGCGCCCGCTCCGGCCCCGCCGGCTCGCCGTAACCGGCCGGCGCCCCGGCGAGCGGCATGCTCCCCCCGCACCCGGGCGGCGCCGAGTGCGACGACCGCCGCCGACAGGCTGACACCGAGCGGCAACGGCCCGGAGCCGGCGTCCGCCGGACCGTCCGCGCCCGCCGGGCACTCCCGCCCCGTCAGCCCCGTCCCCGCCCGGCGGTCTCCGCAAGAGGCGCCGGCCGGAACCCTTCGAGCACCGTCTCCACCAGATCCTCCGCCCGCGCGGCCGACGCGGCGGCGTTCCCGGTGAGCAGCTGGTAGAGCAGAGCGCCGATGAGCGCGTCGGCCACGGCGTCGAGGTCGCGGCCGGCCCGCAGCTGGCCGGCCGCGACCCCCGCCTCCAGGCGTGCGACCAGAGCCCGGTGCCGGGGGCCCGTGAGCCTGCGGTAGAGCGGTTCCCCCGCACCACCGGGACTCTCCGCCGCCGCGGCGGCCAGCGCCAGCACCAGGGGGATCTGGCCGGGAGCGGTCATCCTCTCCGCGTGCGCGCGGAGCCACGCCTTCACGTCGTGGCCCACGTCGCCGGAGCCGGCCGGCTCCTCGGGCTGCTCCCACGCGCCGAACGCCTCGCTCGTCAGAACGGCGTCGGCCACCAGCGCCGCCTTGGACGCCCAGCGCCGGTAGACGGTCGGCTTGCCCACCCCCGCCTCGGCGGCCACCGCCTCCATGGACACGCCCGCGTAGCCGCCACTCCCGAGCAGGGACCGGGTGGCCTCCAGGATGGCCTGATCGGCGGCCGCGCTCCGGGGCCGGCCGCGCCGGGTCGTCTCGCTCATGCAGAGGATTTTAGGGGCTTCCCTTCAGCCGGCGGACTGAATTAAATTACGAACCGTAACGTAATTAAATTTGGAGACCCCCGGCCCGCCGGGGCCGCACCGACCCGCCCAGGAGAGCACCATGGCCCAGCACATCGCAGTGATCATCGGAGTCGGGGGCATGGGACAGGCCATCGCCCGCCGCCTCGACCCCGCCTCCCACCTGCTGCTCGCCGACTTCGACGCGGAACTCCTGGAGAGCGCGGCCACCCGGCTCGGAGGCGAGGGCTACACCCTCACCCGGCAGCACGTCGACGTGTCCGACCACGCCTCGGTGACCGCGCTGGCCGAGAAGGCGGCATCGCTGGGCGAGGTCCGCACCGTCGTGCACACCGCGGGCCTCTCCCCGGTCCAGGCGCCGGTACCGGCGATCCTCGCCGTCGACCTGCTCGGAGTCGCGCTGGTGCTGGAGGAGTTCGGCAAGGTGGTCGCCGAGGGCGGAGCGGGACTCGTCATCTCCAGCATGGCCGGCCACGCCTACCCCGCCTTCACCCCCGAACAGGTCCAGGCCCTCACCGCGACCCCCGCGGACCGGCTGCTGTCGCTGCCGCTCACCGCCGCGGACAGCTTCCCGCACCCCGGGGCCGCCTACAGCTTCGCCAAGAAGGCCAACCAGCTCCACGTCCGGGCCGCCAGCACCACCTGGGGCACCCGGCGCGCCCGCGTCAACTCCATCAGCCCCGGTGTGATCTCGACCCCGATGGGACAGAGGGAACTCGCGGGGGAGAGTGGCGCACACATGCGGGCCATGATCGACTCCTCCAACGCCCGCCGCCCCGGCACCCCCGCCGACATCGCGGCAGCCGCCGAATTCCTGCTCGGCCCCGCCGCGGGCTTCATCTCCGGCACCGACCTCCTGGTCGACGGCGGCGTCACCGCCGCGGGAACCCTCGCCCCGCGCGGCTGACGCCCCCGCCCGGCCGCCCCTTCCACGGGCGCCGGACGCGGAAAGGGCCGCCCTCTCCTTCGCGGAGAGGACGGCCCTCGTGCCGTACCTGCGACGGGCCGGGACCGGCCCCGTCTTCTACAGGTCGAAGTACAGCTCGAACTCGTGCGGGTGCGGGCGCAGCTGGATCGGGGCGATCTCGTGGGTGCGCTTGTAGTCGATCCACGTCTCGATCAGGTCCGGCGTGAAGACGCCACCGGCCTGGAGGTACTCGTTGTCCTCCTCCAGGGCGTCGAGGACGGCCGGGAGCGAGGTCGGGACCTGCTGGACGCTCGCGTGCTCCTCGGGAGCCAGCTCGTAGAGGTCCTTGTCGATCGGCTCCGGCGGCTCGATCTTGTTCTTCACACCGTCCAGGCCGGCCATCAGCAGCGCCGAGAACGCCAGGTACGGGTTGGAGGACGGGTCCGGGGCGCGGAACTCGACGCGCTTGGCCTTCGGGTTGGAGCCCGTGATCGGGA
This DNA window, taken from Streptomyces nitrosporeus, encodes the following:
- a CDS encoding MerR family transcriptional regulator — encoded protein: MAWSIADVARMSGVTSRTLRHYDEIGLLPPAWTGSNGHRYYEEAGLLRLQQILLMRELGLGLREIQAVLDSQVDQLAALREHHRRLLTERDRLETLARTVGRTIAELEEGRGDSGMAKINRPENLFEGFEPGSHEEEARERWPEQWEQSRRAVAGMTAEDMERWQREATAQMIRMAELMAAGTPVADPAVQAEVDAHYQGVCLFWTPCAAAYRGLGRTYVDDPGFRTNFDRIADGLAAYQCDAMAVYADARLS
- a CDS encoding winged helix-turn-helix domain-containing protein, with protein sequence MANTRVFPATSAAVAADTSRSTLSPGRHRLRAVDRDEVVELPDVAGLLPPGATWLPAPQHTLPALPGRPPMVGYLVLVPADQQPALAGAVASAPNARSVPDGAAAGAQDGPVVIDPVRRTASVDGAALDLTYLEFELLAHLVAHPHRVHTRDQLVTTVWGYGHVGDGRTVDVHVARLRRKLGAEHRRSIQTVRRVGYKYIP
- the glnII gene encoding glutamine synthetase; its protein translation is MTFKAEYIWIDGTEPTAKLRSKTKIMAGSPSQDVAELPIWGFDGSSTNQAEGHASDRVLKPVFSCPDPIRGGDDILVLCEVFNIDMTPHESNTRAELRPVAERFAGQEAIFGIEQEYTFFDGHRPLGFPEGGFPAAQGGYYCGVGSDEIFGRDIVEKHLDNCLKAGLGISGINAEVMPGQWEFQVGPLSPLEVSDQLWVARWLLYRTAEDFDVSATLDPKPVKGDWNGAGAHTNFSTKAMREGYDAIITACESLGEGSKPMDHVKNYGAGIDDRLTGLHETAPWNEYSYGVSDRGASVRIPWQVEQDRKGYIEDRRPNANVDPYVVTRLIVDTCCTALEKAGQV
- a CDS encoding SDR family oxidoreductase, whose product is MAQHIAVIIGVGGMGQAIARRLDPASHLLLADFDAELLESAATRLGGEGYTLTRQHVDVSDHASVTALAEKAASLGEVRTVVHTAGLSPVQAPVPAILAVDLLGVALVLEEFGKVVAEGGAGLVISSMAGHAYPAFTPEQVQALTATPADRLLSLPLTAADSFPHPGAAYSFAKKANQLHVRAASTTWGTRRARVNSISPGVISTPMGQRELAGESGAHMRAMIDSSNARRPGTPADIAAAAEFLLGPAAGFISGTDLLVDGGVTAAGTLAPRG
- a CDS encoding TetR/AcrR family transcriptional regulator codes for the protein MSETTRRGRPRSAAADQAILEATRSLLGSGGYAGVSMEAVAAEAGVGKPTVYRRWASKAALVADAVLTSEAFGAWEQPEEPAGSGDVGHDVKAWLRAHAERMTAPGQIPLVLALAAAAAESPGGAGEPLYRRLTGPRHRALVARLEAGVAAGQLRAGRDLDAVADALIGALLYQLLTGNAAASAARAEDLVETVLEGFRPAPLAETAGRGRG
- a CDS encoding arsenate reductase family protein translates to MEIWINPACSKCRSAVSLLDAEGADYTVRRYLEDVPSPAEIRAVLERLGLEPWDITRTQEAAAKELGLKEWPRDAGARERWITALSEHPKLIQRPIITADDGSAVVGRTDEAVRDALGR
- a CDS encoding sensor histidine kinase yields the protein MTKAIQSRVQGSLLATGRAFVLTFASIAGSVTLFVLSVLSLAFIPLGVGLLTTPWVTEQVRAHANRRRLLAVTWSDVRIPVPYRPLPGDTGEGLAGQVRRTVLLLRDPATWRDLQWLLVDMTAGAFVLVLVVGLTVYPAEALVLAAGLWRVYEDHRYWYAFVPVDSQTSALYALTLGAALFVAGLWANRPLLRLHFVLARSVLAPTHEQELARRIDRLTETRHEAVDTAASELRRIERDLHDGAQARLVAMGMSLGTIEALVEKDPAQAKKLLAMARQSSAEALTELRDLVRGIHPPVLAERGLGDAVKALALRLPVASEVSVELPGRAGAPVESAAYFAVSETLTNAVKHAGADRIWVDVHHADGMLRISVTDNGGGGAVVGAGSGLSGIERRLGTFDGVLAVSSPAGGPTMVTMEIPCALS
- a CDS encoding LuxR C-terminal-related transcriptional regulator; the encoded protein is MRVVLAEDLFLLRDGLVRMLEAYDFEIAAAVESGPELSRALAELKPDVAVVDVRLPPSHTDEGLQCVLAARRERPGLPVLVLSQHVEQLYARELLADGDGGIGYLLKDRVFDAGQFVDAVRRVAAGGTAMDPQVISQLLSRRARDKPIGGLTPREREVMELMAQGRSNAAIASQMVITERAVAKHTSNIFGKLGLPPSDDDNRRVLAVLAYLDRG